CACTTGCGCCACGCCTCGTCGTCGCCCTGCAACTGCGCCCAGTGGCGCGACGCCGAGTAGTAGCCCATCACCGCCTCGAACCAGACGTAGATGCGCTTGTTCTCGTAGCCTTCGCGTGGGACCGGGATGCCCCACTCCAGGTCGCGCGTCACGGCGCGGTCCACAAGGCCTTCCTCGAGCCAGTTGCGGGTGAATTTGAGCACGTTCGACTTCCAGTGGCCTTTGCCCTCGGAGAGCCATTCGAGCAGCTTTTCGCGGAACGCCGAGAGCCGGAAGAAGAGATGCTCGGTCTCGCGGAACTCCAGCGGCACGTCGGGGTTCAGCTTCGGGTGCGGGTCAATCAGCTCGTCGGCGTCGAGCGTCTTACCGCATTCGTCGCACTGGTCGCCCCGCGCGCCGGTCGACTTGCAGTGGGGGCAGGTGCCCTCGACGTAGCGGTCGGGCAGGAACTGCCCCGCCTTCGGGTCATACGGCGCAGTGGTAGTGCGCGGCTCGATGAAGCCCGCTTCATCGAGCCGCCCGAGAATCTCGTGCACCACCGCCTCGTGCTCGGGCGTGTGGGTGTGGGTGAACAGGTCGAACGAAATCCCCATCTGCTCGATGGAGCGCGAGTTGAGTTCGTGGTAGCGCAGCGCGACCTCCTCCGGTTTGGCGCCCTCCTGCTGCGCGGTGACCATGATGGGGGTGCCGTGCATGTCGCTGCCGCTGACCATCAGCACCCGGTTGCCCTTCAGCCGGTGGTAGCGCGCGAAGATGTCGGCCGGCAGGTAGCAGCCCGCCATGTGGCCCAGGTGCAGCGACCCGTTGGCATACGGCCACGCGACCGCGACGAGGACGTGCTTCACGGTGGCGCAATCCGCCCATTATAAATCAGCCACGGGCGCCGGCGAAGGGGCGCGGGCGACAGCGCTCTTATCCCCGCGCGGCTGCCGGGGCGTGTTCCGTATCGAGCGCGACTATACCGTCGAGGCGGCGCGGCGGCTGCCGCGGCTGCCCGCGGAGCATCCCTGCCACCGGCTGCACGGCCACTGCTTCACCGTCACGCTCGCCATCGAGGGCGACGCCGATAATGAGAAGCAGTGGGTCGCCGACTACTACGACGTCGATGCCGCCTACGAAGTGGGGGTCGGCAGCCTGATTGACCATAATTACCTCAACGACGTTGCGGGGCTGGAAAACCCGACGACCGAAGTGCTGGCACGCTGGGTCTTCGAGCGGCTGGAACCGGCGCTGCCGGGGCTGGTCGAAGTCATCGTTGCCGAAGAGGGCGATACGCGCTGCGCCTACCGGCCCGGCTAGCCGCTGTC
This is a stretch of genomic DNA from Candidatus Poseidoniia archaeon. It encodes these proteins:
- a CDS encoding 6-carboxytetrahydropterin synthase; the protein is MFRIERDYTVEAARRLPRLPAEHPCHRLHGHCFTVTLAIEGDADNEKQWVADYYDVDAAYEVGVGSLIDHNYLNDVAGLENPTTEVLARWVFERLEPALPGLVEVIVAEEGDTRCAYRPG